One genomic window of Acidovorax radicis includes the following:
- a CDS encoding Rrf2 family transcriptional regulator, producing the protein MKRDSRLSNVLHALLHMAEMDGPATSESLAQATQTNPVVVRRLMAGLRYAGFVASAKGHGGGWVLSCPLADITLRDIHEALGAPTLLAVGNRVESPGCIVEQAVNRALSDAYQAAEEVLLARLGEVTLAQLSAEFHQRMVAGGHSHKEISHDDEDDDTSTQNNGV; encoded by the coding sequence ATGAAACGAGATAGCCGCCTTTCCAACGTCCTCCACGCGCTGCTGCACATGGCAGAGATGGATGGCCCCGCCACGTCCGAGTCGCTGGCGCAGGCCACGCAGACCAACCCGGTGGTGGTGCGCCGCCTGATGGCGGGGCTGCGGTATGCGGGGTTTGTGGCTTCGGCCAAGGGCCATGGCGGCGGGTGGGTGCTGTCGTGCCCGCTGGCAGACATCACGCTGCGCGACATCCACGAAGCGCTGGGCGCGCCCACGTTGCTGGCGGTGGGCAACAGGGTGGAGAGCCCCGGCTGCATCGTGGAGCAGGCGGTGAACCGCGCGCTGTCTGACGCTTATCAAGCGGCCGAAGAGGTGCTGCTGGCACGCCTGGGTGAGGTGACGCTGGCGCAGCTGTCGGCCGAGTTCCATCAACGCATGGTGGCCGGGGGCCATTCGCACAAGGAGATTTCTCATGACGACGAAGACGACGACACCAGCACCCAGAACAACGGCGTATGA
- a CDS encoding class I SAM-dependent methyltransferase, protein MTHQHTSPFTDPAAVARYADGPRRNVPGYDSLLRMSRILLAERVPDHGRVLVVGAGGGLELEDMALAHPSWRFNGVDPSQPMLDLAAQRLQSAGVSGHRVALHHGYVQSAPVGPFDGATCLLTFHFVPGEERAAMAAEIRRRLKPGAPLVVAHLSVAHGAGPGGEGGAGERDLWLSRYAAFQVASGVPPEHAARARDKIAAELAVLTPQEDEAILREAGFTDVQMFYMGFAFRGWVASAC, encoded by the coding sequence ATGACACACCAGCACACCTCCCCCTTCACCGACCCCGCCGCCGTCGCCCGCTACGCCGACGGCCCTCGCCGCAACGTGCCCGGCTACGACAGCCTGCTGCGCATGTCCCGCATCCTGCTGGCCGAGCGTGTGCCCGACCACGGCCGCGTGCTGGTGGTGGGCGCAGGCGGCGGGTTGGAGCTGGAAGACATGGCGCTGGCGCACCCCAGCTGGCGGTTTAATGGCGTGGACCCCAGCCAGCCCATGCTGGACTTGGCGGCGCAGCGGCTGCAGAGCGCGGGCGTGTCAGGGCACCGCGTGGCGTTGCACCACGGGTATGTGCAAAGTGCACCGGTCGGGCCGTTTGATGGCGCGACGTGCCTGCTGACTTTTCACTTTGTGCCGGGCGAGGAGCGTGCGGCCATGGCGGCGGAGATCCGGCGGCGGCTCAAGCCCGGGGCGCCGTTGGTGGTGGCGCATCTGAGCGTGGCGCATGGTGCAGGCCCCGGTGGCGAGGGCGGGGCAGGGGAGCGAGATCTGTGGCTGTCACGCTACGCGGCTTTTCAGGTGGCGTCCGGTGTGCCGCCGGAGCACGCGGCCAGGGCGCGGGACAAGATTGCGGCGGAGCTGGCTGTGCTGACGCCGCAGGAAGACGAGGCGATTCTGCGCGAGGCCGGATTCACCGATGTGCAGATGTTTTACATGGGCTTTGCGTTCAGGGGCTGGGTGGCATCGGCCTGCTAG
- a CDS encoding LysR family transcriptional regulator, whose product MKNQPHFLPDPADLRWLVRSLDLRSFSAAAREMDVAVSVVARGVDRLEAGYGVRLLRRSTHGLSATPEGAELAQEARALLAQLEDIGASLSDQRSRVAGTLRLASSQEICEALVLPHLADLQARYPALRVELLADDRVADLVTEGIDVALRTTVGHSDLVVARALGRFERRLYAAPGYLEQHGTPADPSDLQQHHTVTHTAQGPAVTWAFRNAQGKPLEVTVRSRLAASTSALVHHTLVGGAGIGMLSSPLAAADVAQGRLVEVLAPFASRTVHTLYAVSSPGRRNAARVKAVIDFLVKASKDRWALAPVR is encoded by the coding sequence ATGAAAAATCAACCTCATTTCCTCCCCGATCCGGCCGACCTGCGTTGGCTGGTGCGGTCGCTCGATCTGCGCTCGTTTTCTGCAGCGGCGCGTGAAATGGATGTGGCGGTGTCCGTGGTGGCGCGAGGTGTGGACCGGCTGGAGGCCGGCTACGGCGTGCGCTTGCTGCGCCGGTCCACGCATGGCCTGTCGGCCACGCCCGAGGGCGCAGAACTGGCGCAGGAAGCGCGTGCCTTGCTGGCGCAGCTGGAGGACATTGGGGCTTCGCTGTCGGACCAGCGCAGCCGCGTGGCGGGCACCTTGCGCCTAGCCTCCAGCCAGGAGATTTGCGAGGCGCTGGTGCTGCCCCACCTGGCGGACCTGCAGGCGCGCTACCCCGCGCTGCGGGTGGAGCTGCTGGCCGACGACCGCGTGGCAGACCTGGTGACAGAAGGCATCGACGTGGCGCTGCGCACCACGGTGGGCCACAGCGACCTGGTGGTGGCGCGCGCGCTGGGCCGGTTTGAGCGCCGCCTGTACGCGGCCCCTGGATATTTGGAACAGCACGGCACGCCCGCCGACCCCAGCGACTTGCAGCAACACCACACCGTCACGCACACCGCGCAGGGGCCGGCGGTGACCTGGGCGTTTCGCAATGCACAAGGCAAGCCGCTGGAGGTGACCGTGCGCTCGCGCCTGGCCGCCAGCACTTCGGCCCTGGTACACCACACGCTGGTGGGCGGCGCAGGGATCGGCATGCTTTCCAGCCCGCTCGCAGCGGCCGATGTGGCGCAAGGCCGGTTGGTGGAGGTGCTTGCGCCTTTTGCGTCCCGCACCGTGCACACGCTGTACGCGGTGTCATCACCGGGCCGGCGCAACGCGGCCAGGGTGAAGGCGGTGATTGATTTTCTGGTGAAAGCGTCGAAGGACCGGTGGGCGCTGGCGCCTGTGCGTTGA
- a CDS encoding tautomerase family protein: protein MPILNVKVSAQRTPELSARIAETLLDLTTRVLGKRRDLTAVVITFVDPADWYVAGRSLADLKQSSFYFDVKVVDETNTKAEKARYIAEAFAAFEGLLGTLHPESYVYVQDVRAAAYGFGGRTQEYRHQHPEQ, encoded by the coding sequence ATGCCCATCCTCAACGTCAAAGTGTCTGCCCAACGCACGCCCGAGCTGTCTGCCCGCATTGCAGAAACCCTGCTGGACCTGACCACCCGCGTGCTCGGCAAACGGCGCGACCTCACCGCCGTGGTCATCACCTTTGTGGACCCGGCCGACTGGTACGTCGCCGGCCGGTCGCTGGCCGACCTCAAACAGTCAAGCTTCTACTTCGACGTCAAGGTGGTGGACGAGACCAACACCAAGGCCGAGAAGGCACGCTACATCGCCGAGGCGTTTGCAGCCTTCGAGGGCCTGCTGGGCACGCTGCACCCCGAAAGTTATGTCTACGTGCAGGACGTTCGGGCCGCCGCCTACGGCTTTGGCGGCCGCACGCAGGAGTACCGCCACCAGCACCCCGAGCAGTAA
- a CDS encoding cupin domain-containing protein — protein MTMTTTNNHLADVIVAQTLERAGLADWIPEGEGKWSLPIQFLSDDAGWVELMRLSPGTRLGLHRHTGEVHALTLAGERRLNDGRVVRPGDYIHEPAGNVDWWEATGTEELLVHVVVKGSVEYLGPHHTVLQRITTADRRADYRRRCEAVGVVPRDLR, from the coding sequence ATGACGATGACGACAACGAACAACCACCTTGCCGATGTGATCGTGGCCCAGACGCTGGAGCGAGCGGGCCTGGCGGACTGGATTCCTGAAGGCGAAGGCAAGTGGTCCCTGCCCATCCAGTTCCTGTCCGACGATGCCGGGTGGGTGGAGCTGATGCGCCTGTCACCCGGCACGCGGCTGGGCCTGCACCGGCACACGGGCGAAGTGCACGCCCTCACGCTGGCAGGCGAGCGCCGCCTGAACGACGGCCGCGTGGTGCGGCCGGGCGACTACATCCACGAGCCCGCTGGCAATGTGGACTGGTGGGAGGCAACGGGCACCGAAGAGTTGCTGGTGCATGTGGTGGTCAAGGGCAGCGTGGAGTACCTGGGCCCGCACCACACGGTGCTGCAGCGGATCACTACGGCGGATCGGCGGGCGGATTACCGGCGTCGGTGCGAGGCGGTGGGGGTGGTGCCGCGTGATCTTCGCTAG
- a CDS encoding IS5 family transposase, producing MKQSSLGLSNTIKRTRKREFLDAMELVVPWAELVSLIEPYAPEIGRRGQQPFAVQTLLRIHFMQQWFKLSDPAMEEALHDVPAFRDFAGLSHWDEHIPSESSILRFRHLLERHKLADQILATVNALLQAKGLQLKAGTVVDATLIAAPTSTKNEGKARDPEMHQSKKGNEWYFGMKAHIGVDADSGLVHSVRGTSGNVNDVIEANSLLHGQETDAFGDAGYQGVDKRPDANKNVRWHVAMRPGLRRALDKNKPVDALIDQLERTKASIRAKVEHPFRVLKQQFGYVKVRYRGLMKNTAQIVTLFALGNLWMARHKLLACMGQVRVQGA from the coding sequence ATGAAGCAAAGCAGCCTGGGCCTGAGCAATACCATCAAGCGCACACGCAAGCGCGAGTTCCTTGATGCGATGGAGTTGGTGGTGCCCTGGGCCGAGTTGGTCTCGCTCATTGAGCCCTACGCCCCAGAGATCGGACGCCGGGGCCAGCAGCCCTTTGCGGTGCAGACCCTGCTGCGTATCCATTTCATGCAGCAGTGGTTCAAGCTTAGCGACCCAGCCATGGAAGAGGCACTGCACGACGTGCCAGCCTTTCGGGACTTTGCCGGCCTGTCTCACTGGGACGAACACATTCCCAGTGAATCGAGCATCCTGCGTTTTCGGCATCTGCTGGAGCGCCACAAACTGGCCGATCAGATCCTCGCTACGGTCAATGCCCTGCTGCAAGCCAAAGGGCTGCAACTCAAAGCAGGCACGGTGGTGGATGCCACGCTGATTGCGGCGCCGACGTCCACCAAGAATGAAGGCAAGGCACGAGACCCCGAGATGCATCAAAGCAAGAAGGGCAACGAGTGGTACTTTGGCATGAAGGCTCACATTGGCGTGGATGCGGATTCAGGCCTGGTGCACAGCGTGCGCGGCACCAGTGGCAATGTGAACGACGTGATAGAAGCCAACAGCCTGCTGCACGGGCAAGAAACGGATGCCTTTGGCGATGCGGGCTACCAAGGAGTGGACAAGCGGCCCGATGCCAACAAGAACGTGCGCTGGCATGTAGCCATGCGCCCGGGGTTGCGCCGGGCTTTGGACAAAAACAAGCCTGTGGATGCGCTGATCGACCAACTTGAACGCACCAAGGCCAGCATCCGGGCCAAGGTGGAGCACCCGTTTCGGGTGCTCAAGCAGCAGTTCGGGTACGTGAAGGTGCGCTACCGGGGGCTCATGAAGAACACGGCGCAGATCGTCACGCTGTTTGCGCTGGGCAATCTGTGGATGGCAAGGCACAAGTTGCTGGCCTGCATGGGGCAGGTGCGCGTGCAGGGGGCGTAA
- a CDS encoding helix-turn-helix transcriptional regulator, with protein sequence MKSAVDKIRWGTERRLEFIEFRLYWEGGVRRGDITEKFGVSTPQASADLGLYQKLAAGNLVYDSSEKRYVSTEDFKPIFLDLKADSYLAHLHDASGDRVRLTDSWMGEVPSTALMPVPNRRVKSDVLRALIRAIREKRSIEILYQSMNKENLDKAWRWVSPHSLVNDGARWHVRAFCHNRRDFRDFLLSRCDATKSFGEAESDIDNDVAWNELFEVQLHPNPSLNEVQRRGVMEDYEMENGNLSIFIKKALLFYFEKNLRLDVPDVKGNPAATPLKILNYEEFKIAMSQS encoded by the coding sequence ATGAAATCTGCAGTCGACAAAATTCGCTGGGGCACTGAACGGCGCCTTGAGTTCATTGAGTTCCGTCTCTATTGGGAAGGCGGTGTCCGACGTGGAGACATCACAGAAAAATTTGGGGTTTCGACCCCGCAGGCGTCTGCGGACCTTGGCCTTTACCAAAAGCTTGCTGCCGGCAACCTAGTGTATGACTCAAGTGAGAAGCGCTATGTCAGCACAGAAGACTTCAAACCGATCTTTCTAGACCTCAAGGCAGATAGCTACCTGGCCCATCTGCACGACGCGTCTGGGGACCGCGTTCGGTTGACGGATTCTTGGATGGGCGAAGTCCCGAGTACTGCTCTGATGCCCGTTCCAAACAGGCGGGTGAAATCAGATGTCCTTCGGGCGTTGATAAGAGCGATACGAGAAAAACGGTCGATTGAGATTCTGTATCAATCGATGAACAAGGAAAATTTGGATAAGGCGTGGAGATGGGTTTCCCCGCACTCTCTTGTGAACGATGGTGCGCGATGGCACGTTCGAGCTTTTTGCCACAACAGACGAGATTTCCGAGATTTCCTTCTGTCTCGCTGTGATGCCACCAAAAGCTTTGGCGAAGCCGAAAGTGACATTGACAATGACGTTGCCTGGAATGAACTCTTCGAAGTTCAGCTTCATCCCAACCCTAGTCTTAATGAAGTTCAGAGGCGTGGGGTGATGGAAGACTATGAAATGGAAAATGGCAATTTGTCCATTTTTATTAAAAAAGCACTCCTCTTTTATTTTGAAAAAAATCTTAGGCTTGACGTACCCGATGTCAAAGGAAATCCGGCAGCTACACCTCTGAAAATTCTGAATTACGAGGAGTTCAAAATCGCGATGTCACAAAGTTAA
- a CDS encoding TonB-dependent siderophore receptor: MLVLYVPQGWSQVSDPLQTVKPSAPIAAPAADTANPDHNAVPSLAPVIVTGSTEPEGYLSKVMVGGKQERSLREIPNSVSVITRQRIEEQNLSTVTEVLNQMPGVTAISNDSTQSQFYSRGYALGVAYDGIPARTGLSGYQQIDLPIYERVEVLRGPAGVLQGSDEPGGVVNLVRKRAKADFGLSGSISAGSWNNYVLSVLLNVVRDIGCEAVDVCIDAHRLLTARVAGGQCRDVHRRKRRGMSRENKASERIVFLVFAPLFNYGFSGDIKVFCILAVLDFVLGQCRLFRRIDFLEANRQTCSIRKVDTLGGQVAGQFRSMVCGIAQEQWLAISVAPVVDSQCLPSIDANAQDCCWDFCIVIFGLVQDVNHELCRCDRTLHAFLFCSSLGVVRFCEERVQPLVVEVHPPRVNTLEDAIDGAIVLVQKSQRALVAVRAFHVSHIQHLTQILDVCVHMNAVNTVRRVGRDGLKRHITPVLLDGDGLHILHLLVDVGTGAFVVPSVTHSYLRM; encoded by the coding sequence TTGCTGGTTTTGTATGTACCGCAAGGCTGGTCCCAGGTCAGTGACCCGCTGCAAACGGTCAAGCCGTCCGCACCGATCGCGGCGCCGGCTGCAGACACAGCGAACCCCGACCACAATGCGGTGCCGAGTCTGGCGCCAGTCATTGTTACCGGCTCAACCGAACCGGAAGGCTACCTCAGCAAGGTCATGGTCGGTGGCAAGCAGGAGCGCAGCTTGCGTGAGATTCCGAATTCGGTTTCAGTCATCACGCGCCAGCGAATCGAGGAGCAGAACCTGTCCACGGTTACCGAGGTGCTGAACCAGATGCCCGGCGTTACCGCCATTTCAAACGACTCCACGCAAAGCCAGTTCTACTCACGCGGCTATGCCCTGGGCGTTGCTTATGACGGAATTCCTGCGCGCACCGGGCTTTCGGGTTATCAGCAAATCGACCTGCCTATTTATGAACGCGTCGAAGTGCTGCGCGGGCCTGCGGGTGTTCTCCAGGGGTCAGACGAACCGGGCGGCGTGGTCAACCTGGTGCGTAAGCGCGCCAAAGCGGACTTTGGTCTGTCCGGCTCGATCAGCGCGGGTTCGTGGAACAACTACGTTCTCAGCGTTCTTCTCAATGTTGTCCGCGACATAGGCTGTGAAGCCGTCGATGTCTGCATAGATGCTCACCGCCTCCTGACGGCGCGAGTTGCCGGGGGTCAGTGCCGGGATGTCCATCGTCGAAAACGGAGGGGTATGTCGCGTGAAAACAAAGCCTCCGAGAGGATTGTTTTTCTGGTCTTCGCGCCACTCTTTAACTATGGTTTCAGTGGTGACATCAAGGTCTTCTGCATCTTGGCAGTCCTTGATTTCGTCCTTGGTCAGTGCCGTCTTTTCCGGCGTATCGACTTCCTTGAGGCCAATCGCCAAACGTGCAGCATTCGTAAGGTAGATACCCTTGGAGGACAGGTTGCTGGCCAGTTTCGCAGCATGGTTTGCGGCATCGCCCAGGAACAATGGCTCGCGATTTCCGTTGCGCCCGTTGTTGACAGCCAGTGTCTCCCCAGTATCGATGCCAACGCGCAAGACTGCTGCTGGGATTTTTGCATCGTCATCTTTGGTCTCGTTCAGGACGTCAATCATGAGCTGTGCCGTTGCGACCGCACGTTGCACGCGTTTCTTTTCTGCTCCAGCCTCGGAGTTGTACGGTTTTGTGAAGAGAGAGTGCAGCCGCTGGTTGTGGAAGTCCACCCGCCGCGCGTCAACACGCTTGAGGATGCGATTGACGGCGCGATAGTGTTGGTCCAGAAATCGCAGCGTGCGCTTGTGGCAGTCCGGGCCTTCCACGTCAGTCACATTCAGCATCTCACGCAGATTCTGGATGTCTGCGTACATATGAACGCCGTCAACACGGTACGCCGCGTTGGTCGCGATGGACTCAAGAGACATATCACGCCCGTACTGCTTGATGGTGACGGTCTCCACATCCTCCATCTTCTTGTCGATGTGGGTACTGGCGCGTTCGTGGTTCCAAGTGTGACTCACAGCTATCTCCGGATGTAA
- a CDS encoding GFA family protein, translating to MTEISLDSRPTYQAACHCGAVRFAVLLTDGLRTARRCNCSYCRMRGAVAVSANLNDIQVLQGEDVLTLYQFNTGEAKHYFCSRCGIYTFHQRRSSPHQYGVNVACIEGMSPFDFDEVPVNEGRMHPKDSAEGGPIVAGWLRYRSNKTTRSTDI from the coding sequence ATGACCGAAATCTCCCTCGATAGCCGGCCAACCTACCAAGCAGCGTGCCACTGCGGAGCTGTCCGCTTTGCAGTGCTGCTTACCGATGGTCTGCGCACTGCCCGCAGGTGCAACTGCTCCTATTGCCGCATGCGCGGCGCAGTGGCTGTCTCTGCCAACTTAAACGATATACAGGTTCTGCAAGGGGAAGATGTGCTGACGCTTTACCAGTTCAACACTGGGGAAGCCAAGCACTACTTCTGTTCGCGCTGCGGCATCTATACCTTTCACCAGCGTCGCTCATCTCCGCACCAATACGGAGTCAACGTCGCCTGCATTGAAGGAATGAGTCCATTCGACTTTGATGAAGTGCCTGTAAATGAGGGGCGAATGCACCCGAAGGACAGTGCTGAAGGTGGTCCGATTGTTGCCGGGTGGCTGCGGTATAGGTCCAATAAGACAACACGGTCAACTGACATTTGA
- a CDS encoding IS30 family transposase yields the protein MKQRPRIYYSDTQKALMWERWKQGWTLHEIGKLFDRAHSSIHRILAETGGFRPAQRSRAAIALTLAEREEISRAMVSGESIRSIATRLGRAPSTISREIKRNGGCDGYRATQADEAAWNRAQRPKRCKLRQNRALARIVAHKLRMLWSPEQIAGWLKQTYPCDESQHVSHETIYRSLFIQARGALKKELLEHLRRTRGMRRSRHYTQKTAIHGKIVDAVSISERPACVEDRAVPGHWEGDLVFGSGNSQIATLVERQTRYVMLVKLNGKDSQSVVKALIKSASKLPQELYKSLTWDRGSEMHAHKQFTMATDIQVYFCDPRSPWQRGSNENTNGLLRQYMPKGMNLSGLSQLQLNAIARQLNERPRKTLGFHTPAEMFSECVASTG from the coding sequence ATGAAACAGCGACCAAGAATCTACTATTCAGATACCCAGAAGGCGCTGATGTGGGAGCGCTGGAAGCAAGGCTGGACGCTGCATGAGATCGGCAAGCTCTTTGATCGCGCCCACTCGTCGATCCATCGGATACTTGCAGAGACGGGCGGATTCCGGCCTGCGCAGCGATCACGTGCAGCAATTGCATTGACGTTGGCAGAGCGCGAGGAGATCTCGCGGGCGATGGTGTCAGGCGAATCGATTCGCTCCATCGCAACGCGGCTCGGGCGAGCACCGTCGACGATCAGCCGAGAGATCAAGCGCAATGGCGGCTGTGATGGCTACCGTGCAACTCAGGCAGATGAAGCGGCTTGGAATCGAGCGCAGCGCCCAAAGCGCTGCAAGCTCAGGCAGAACCGTGCATTGGCCCGGATCGTGGCTCACAAGCTGCGGATGCTGTGGTCGCCGGAGCAAATTGCAGGTTGGCTCAAGCAAACTTATCCTTGCGACGAGAGCCAGCACGTGTCACACGAGACCATCTACCGCAGTCTGTTCATTCAAGCGCGTGGCGCCTTGAAGAAGGAGCTGTTGGAGCACCTCAGACGCACTCGTGGAATGCGCCGATCACGGCACTACACACAGAAGACGGCAATTCACGGAAAGATCGTTGACGCTGTTTCGATCAGCGAGCGCCCCGCTTGCGTCGAGGACCGGGCAGTGCCTGGTCACTGGGAAGGCGACTTGGTCTTTGGCAGTGGCAACAGCCAAATTGCGACACTGGTTGAACGTCAAACGCGATACGTGATGCTGGTGAAGCTGAATGGCAAAGACTCGCAGTCGGTCGTCAAGGCACTCATCAAGAGCGCCAGCAAGCTACCGCAGGAACTGTACAAGTCACTGACCTGGGACAGAGGCTCGGAGATGCATGCTCACAAGCAATTCACGATGGCTACCGACATCCAGGTGTACTTCTGCGACCCGCGAAGCCCATGGCAGCGGGGAAGCAACGAGAACACGAACGGCTTACTCAGGCAGTACATGCCCAAGGGCATGAATCTCTCGGGTCTCTCACAGCTTCAGCTCAACGCCATTGCGAGACAATTGAATGAGAGGCCGCGCAAGACGCTGGGCTTCCACACACCCGCTGAGATGTTCAGCGAATGTGTTGCATCGACCGGTTGA
- a CDS encoding SIP domain-containing protein, with the protein MLIKVDGPADPVPLASAAELEVQWVHRCASGASSLPLVDAVRQIRMPTGYFHTRIACESLKAKALRDYLVTECKAHPKWIRASGY; encoded by the coding sequence GTGCTGATAAAAGTTGACGGTCCAGCTGACCCCGTCCCGCTGGCCAGTGCCGCAGAGCTGGAAGTGCAATGGGTACACCGCTGCGCCTCGGGTGCAAGCAGCTTGCCCTTGGTAGATGCCGTGCGCCAAATACGGATGCCGACTGGCTATTTCCACACCCGGATCGCTTGCGAATCCCTAAAGGCCAAGGCCCTGCGCGATTACCTCGTCACGGAATGCAAAGCCCATCCCAAATGGATTCGCGCGTCTGGCTATTGA
- the arcC gene encoding carbamate kinase, whose product MARVVVALGGNALLRRGELVSASTQRDNIRCAAQALAQLMADGHQLVVTHGNGPQVGLLALMGEQAGKGAFPLDVLGAETEGMIGYVLQQELDNAYAGPAQFATLLTQVEVDPRDAAFSVPSKPVGPIYTEGDARRLADQRGWAIAPDGNAWRRVVASPRPVRILEIEVIRLLMAQAVTVICAGGGGIPVAQRSDGTYVGVEAVIDKDYASGLLAAELRADAFLMLTDVSAVFTDWGTPAQRALGDVSPQALAALDFAAGSMDPKVEAACDFVNRTGGLAGIGALADASAILTGKAGTRVSADKS is encoded by the coding sequence ATGGCACGCGTGGTGGTGGCACTGGGCGGTAACGCCTTGCTTCGACGAGGCGAGCTGGTAAGCGCGTCGACGCAGCGCGACAACATCCGCTGCGCAGCGCAGGCGTTGGCGCAACTCATGGCAGATGGTCACCAATTGGTCGTCACCCACGGCAATGGCCCACAGGTTGGCTTGCTCGCGCTGATGGGCGAGCAAGCTGGCAAGGGCGCGTTCCCGCTCGACGTGCTCGGCGCCGAAACCGAGGGCATGATCGGCTACGTGCTGCAACAGGAACTGGACAACGCCTACGCAGGGCCGGCGCAATTTGCCACGCTGCTGACGCAGGTCGAGGTGGATCCCCGCGATGCCGCCTTCAGCGTGCCTAGCAAGCCCGTGGGCCCGATCTACACCGAAGGCGATGCTCGGCGGCTGGCCGACCAGCGCGGGTGGGCCATTGCCCCCGACGGCAACGCCTGGCGCCGCGTCGTGGCGTCACCACGGCCGGTGCGCATTCTGGAGATCGAGGTCATCCGCCTGCTGATGGCGCAGGCAGTCACCGTGATCTGCGCGGGCGGTGGTGGCATTCCGGTGGCGCAACGCTCGGACGGGACCTATGTCGGAGTAGAAGCCGTGATCGACAAGGACTACGCGAGCGGTTTGCTGGCCGCCGAGTTGAGGGCAGATGCGTTTCTCATGCTGACCGACGTGTCCGCGGTCTTCACCGACTGGGGCACCCCGGCCCAGCGCGCGCTGGGCGACGTGTCACCGCAGGCGCTCGCGGCCCTGGACTTTGCTGCGGGCTCCATGGACCCCAAGGTGGAGGCCGCCTGCGATTTTGTGAACCGCACTGGCGGTCTGGCCGGCATCGGCGCGCTGGCCGATGCGTCCGCCATACTGACGGGTAAAGCCGGTACACGCGTGAGTGCTGATAAAAGTTGA
- the argF gene encoding ornithine carbamoyltransferase, with translation MAFNLHQRSFLTLRDFSAGEIDFLLKLAADLKSTKNTGTEQPMLRGKEIALIFEKDSTRTRAGFEVAAHDQGATVTYLGPSGNHIGHKESIKDTARVLGRVYDAIEYRGYGQSVVETLAAWSGVPVYNGLTDQFHPTQILADFLTMREHAEKPLRKMAFCFLGDTGNNMGSSLLTAAAKMGMDVRLCGPQSLWPHQDIVDEARGLALESGARILLTEDVALGVKDCDFLYTDVWVSMGEPESVWAERIRLLLPYQINSRTMEMTGNPRVRFMHCLPAFHNTETEVGAQIEKLHGITAMEVTDEVFESPASIVFDQAENRMHTIKAVLVSTLGG, from the coding sequence ATGGCATTCAACCTGCACCAACGCAGCTTCCTCACGCTGCGCGATTTCTCGGCTGGCGAGATCGACTTTTTGCTCAAGCTGGCCGCGGACTTAAAGAGCACAAAAAACACCGGCACGGAACAACCCATGCTGCGCGGCAAGGAGATCGCGCTGATCTTCGAAAAGGATTCCACACGCACCCGCGCTGGCTTCGAAGTGGCGGCGCATGATCAGGGCGCCACCGTCACCTACCTGGGTCCATCGGGCAACCACATCGGCCACAAGGAGTCCATCAAGGACACAGCCCGAGTGCTGGGGCGTGTGTACGACGCGATCGAGTACCGTGGCTACGGACAGTCGGTGGTCGAGACGCTAGCCGCATGGTCGGGCGTGCCCGTGTACAACGGACTCACCGACCAGTTCCACCCGACGCAGATCCTGGCCGATTTTCTCACCATGCGCGAACACGCCGAGAAACCGCTGCGGAAAATGGCCTTCTGCTTTCTGGGCGACACCGGCAACAACATGGGGTCCTCGCTACTGACGGCAGCCGCCAAAATGGGCATGGACGTGCGCCTGTGCGGGCCGCAGAGTTTGTGGCCGCACCAGGACATTGTCGATGAAGCCAGAGGCTTGGCCCTGGAAAGCGGAGCCCGCATCCTGCTGACCGAGGACGTGGCGCTCGGTGTGAAGGATTGCGACTTCCTCTACACCGACGTCTGGGTGTCCATGGGGGAACCCGAATCGGTCTGGGCCGAACGCATTCGGCTGCTGCTGCCTTACCAGATCAACTCCCGGACGATGGAGATGACGGGCAATCCGCGCGTGCGTTTCATGCACTGTCTGCCCGCATTTCACAACACGGAGACCGAGGTGGGCGCACAGATCGAGAAGCTGCACGGCATCACCGCTATGGAGGTCACCGACGAGGTGTTCGAGAGTCCGGCGTCCATCGTGTTCGATCAGGCCGAGAACCGCATGCACACCATCAAGGCCGTGCTGGTGTCCACGCTCGGCGGCTGA